The following coding sequences lie in one Streptomyces sp. NBC_00510 genomic window:
- a CDS encoding acyltransferase, with amino-acid sequence MPNVVRAALVQATWTGDTESMIAKHEEHAREAAARGAQVIGFQEVFNSPYFCQVQEAENYRWAERVPDGPTVQRMQALARETGMVMVVPVYEIEQDGFYYNTAAVIDADGSYLGKYRKHHIPQVKGFWEKYYFKPGNLGWPVFDTAVGKVGVYICYDRHFPEGWRALGLAGAQLVYNPSATHRGLSSYLWQLEQPAAAVANEYFVAAINRVGQEPDYGDNDFYGTSYFVDPRGQFVGDVASDKEEQLIVRDLDLDLIPAVRQQWAFYRDRRPDAYGTLTEA; translated from the coding sequence ATGCCCAATGTCGTACGCGCCGCGCTCGTCCAGGCGACGTGGACCGGTGACACCGAGTCGATGATCGCGAAGCACGAGGAGCACGCCCGCGAGGCGGCCGCGAGGGGCGCCCAGGTGATCGGCTTCCAGGAGGTGTTCAACTCCCCGTACTTCTGCCAGGTGCAGGAGGCCGAGAACTACCGGTGGGCCGAGCGGGTGCCGGACGGCCCGACCGTGCAGCGCATGCAGGCGCTCGCCCGGGAGACGGGCATGGTGATGGTGGTGCCGGTCTACGAGATCGAGCAGGACGGCTTCTACTACAACACCGCCGCCGTGATCGACGCCGACGGCAGCTACCTCGGCAAGTACCGCAAGCACCACATCCCGCAGGTCAAGGGCTTCTGGGAGAAGTACTACTTCAAGCCCGGCAACCTGGGCTGGCCGGTCTTCGACACGGCCGTCGGCAAGGTCGGCGTCTACATCTGCTATGACCGCCACTTCCCCGAGGGCTGGCGGGCACTCGGCCTCGCCGGCGCGCAACTGGTCTACAACCCCTCGGCGACGCACCGCGGGCTCTCCTCGTACCTGTGGCAGCTGGAGCAGCCGGCCGCGGCCGTCGCCAACGAGTACTTCGTCGCCGCCATCAACCGGGTCGGACAGGAACCGGACTACGGCGACAACGACTTCTACGGCACGTCCTACTTCGTCGACCCGCGCGGCCAGTTCGTGGGCGACGTCGCCTCCGACAAGGAGGAGCAACTGATCGTGCGCGACCTGGACCTCGACCTGATCCCCGCGGTGCGCCAGCAGTGGGCCTTCTACCGGGACCGCCGCCCTGACGCCTACGGCACCCTGACGGAGGCGTGA
- a CDS encoding CGNR zinc finger domain-containing protein, producing MERYLALELVSTIRHDGDGGVADDLGDPSALTAWAREHLPGPDGFTADDAALADVLALRRAVRALFARAVAPGPSSSADAGRLMPAEEALAHLNAAAARVPVVPRLVWEVEEAPVARLVPAAECDDPAARIVAELARAAVDFLAGPERERLRACTAPRCVRYFVKSHGRQEWCKPPCGNRARVARHYRRHHPESAGS from the coding sequence GTGGAGCGCTACCTGGCCCTGGAACTGGTGAGCACCATCCGGCACGACGGCGACGGAGGGGTCGCCGACGACCTCGGCGACCCGTCCGCGCTGACGGCGTGGGCCCGCGAACACCTTCCCGGGCCCGACGGCTTCACCGCCGACGACGCCGCCCTCGCCGACGTCCTCGCCCTCCGCCGCGCCGTCCGGGCGCTGTTCGCCCGCGCCGTGGCGCCCGGGCCGTCCAGCTCGGCCGACGCAGGGCGTCTGATGCCCGCGGAGGAGGCCCTCGCGCACCTCAACGCCGCCGCGGCGCGGGTCCCCGTCGTCCCCCGGCTCGTGTGGGAGGTGGAGGAGGCTCCCGTGGCCCGTCTCGTGCCCGCGGCGGAGTGCGATGACCCCGCCGCCCGGATCGTCGCCGAACTGGCCCGCGCGGCCGTCGACTTCCTGGCCGGACCCGAGCGGGAACGGCTGCGTGCCTGCACCGCGCCCCGGTGCGTCCGGTACTTCGTCAAGTCCCACGGCCGTCAGGAGTGGTGCAAGCCGCCCTGCGGCAACCGGGCCCGTGTCGCGCGCCATTACCGCCGTCACCATCCGGAGTCGGCCGGGTCCTGA
- a CDS encoding metallophosphoesterase, whose translation MLLLAHISDLHLDGTERSTERATRVMAYLRGLPRPPDALLVTGDIADHGAPGEYEEAARILEAPFPVFPCPGNHDRRAAYRKALLGEAGAAGPVNRAHLVAGTAVLMCDSTIPEEDDGLLDEETLRWLSATLDGLVPGTPALVAFHHPPVALHHPLPDGYRLGGPGALEELLAAHPEVIAVLTGHAHTPAATTFAGRPLIAAPGVTWTLRMPWEGEQDGSVADRSAPPGVAFHVLDDERRLTTHYRVVL comes from the coding sequence ATGCTGCTGCTGGCTCACATCAGCGACCTGCATCTCGACGGCACCGAACGCTCGACGGAGCGCGCCACCCGCGTCATGGCCTACCTGCGCGGGCTGCCCCGGCCGCCGGACGCGCTGCTGGTCACCGGGGACATCGCCGACCACGGCGCCCCCGGCGAGTACGAGGAGGCGGCCCGGATCCTGGAAGCACCCTTCCCGGTGTTCCCCTGCCCGGGCAACCACGACCGGCGGGCCGCCTACCGCAAGGCGCTGCTGGGCGAGGCCGGGGCGGCGGGACCGGTGAACCGGGCGCACCTCGTCGCCGGGACCGCGGTGCTGATGTGCGACTCGACGATCCCGGAGGAGGACGACGGCCTCCTGGACGAGGAGACCCTGCGGTGGCTGTCGGCGACGCTGGACGGGCTGGTCCCCGGTACACCCGCGCTGGTGGCCTTCCACCACCCGCCCGTCGCGCTCCACCATCCGCTGCCCGACGGCTACCGGCTGGGCGGGCCCGGGGCACTGGAGGAACTGCTGGCCGCGCACCCCGAAGTGATCGCCGTCCTTACCGGGCACGCGCACACGCCCGCCGCCACCACCTTCGCCGGGCGGCCGCTGATCGCCGCGCCCGGGGTGACGTGGACGCTGCGCATGCCGTGGGAGGGCGAACAGGACGGCTCGGTCGCCGACCGTTCGGCGCCGCCCGGCGTCGCCTTCCACGTGCTGGACGACGAGCGGCGCCTGACGACCCACTACCGCGTGGTGCTCTGA
- the ggt gene encoding gamma-glutamyltransferase, whose translation MRRHAVRSLSLLAVTATAALSVAAAPPGADARARDATPAKVPLAVGYGGAVSSVDADASAAGIEVLRRGGNAVDAAVATAAALGVTEPYSSGIGGGGYFVYYDARQRKVHTIDGRETAPKSATDKLFVENGQPLPFNDAVTSGLGVGVPGTPATWDTALRSWGSRSLGDVLRPAERLAHDGFTVDATFRSQTEANQARFKDFPATAALFLPGGQPPAVGSTLKNPDLARTYDELGRKGVSAVYSGGIGADIVNTVRKPPVDPAATRVVRPGDLTTADLKAYKAKPQNPTRVSYRGLDVYGMAPSSSGGTTVGEALNILERTGRLSRLSDAQYLHRFLEASRISFADRGRWVGDPAFEKVPTAGLLSQSFADSRACLIKDDAVLTSPVAPGDPAHPARCDRGGKAAPTTYEGENTTHLTVADKWGNVVAYTLTIEQTGGSAITVPGRGFLLNNELTDFSFVPASASVHDPNLPGPGKRPRSSMSPTIVLKDGRVDFALGSPGGATIITTVLQVLTEHVDRGMPLVDAIAAPRASQRNAATTQVEPAFLASDVAAELKDIGHSFADAGEIGATTGVQRLPDGRWLAAAETVRRGGGSAMVVQSTTR comes from the coding sequence GTCGGTGGCCGCGGCCCCGCCGGGGGCGGACGCCCGGGCCCGGGACGCCACGCCCGCCAAGGTCCCGCTCGCCGTCGGCTACGGGGGCGCGGTCTCCAGCGTCGACGCCGACGCCTCCGCCGCCGGCATCGAGGTGCTGCGGCGCGGAGGGAACGCCGTGGACGCCGCGGTCGCCACCGCGGCCGCCCTGGGCGTCACCGAGCCGTACTCCTCGGGCATCGGCGGCGGCGGTTACTTCGTCTACTACGACGCGAGGCAGCGCAAGGTCCACACCATCGACGGCCGCGAGACGGCCCCCAAGAGCGCCACCGACAAGCTCTTCGTCGAGAACGGCCAGCCGCTGCCCTTCAACGACGCCGTCACCAGCGGTCTGGGCGTCGGCGTCCCCGGTACCCCCGCGACCTGGGACACCGCCCTGAGATCCTGGGGCAGCCGCAGCCTGGGTGACGTGCTGCGACCCGCCGAGCGCCTCGCGCACGACGGGTTCACCGTGGACGCCACCTTCCGCAGCCAGACGGAAGCCAACCAGGCGCGCTTCAAGGACTTCCCGGCCACCGCCGCGCTCTTCCTGCCCGGCGGGCAGCCGCCCGCGGTGGGCTCCACGCTCAAGAACCCCGACCTCGCCCGCACCTACGACGAGCTGGGCCGCAAAGGCGTCTCCGCCGTCTACAGCGGCGGCATAGGCGCCGACATCGTGAACACCGTGCGCAAGCCGCCGGTGGACCCGGCCGCGACGCGGGTCGTCCGCCCCGGCGACCTCACGACGGCGGACCTGAAGGCCTACAAGGCCAAGCCGCAGAACCCGACCCGGGTCTCCTACCGCGGCCTGGACGTCTACGGCATGGCGCCCTCCTCCTCCGGCGGCACCACCGTCGGCGAGGCGCTGAACATCCTGGAGCGGACCGGCAGGCTCTCCCGGCTCTCCGATGCCCAGTACCTGCACCGCTTCCTCGAGGCGAGCCGGATCTCCTTCGCCGACCGCGGCCGCTGGGTCGGCGACCCGGCCTTCGAGAAGGTCCCGACCGCGGGACTGCTGTCGCAGTCGTTCGCGGACTCCCGGGCCTGCCTGATCAAGGACGACGCGGTACTGACCAGCCCGGTCGCCCCGGGCGACCCGGCCCACCCGGCGCGCTGCGACCGCGGCGGCAAGGCCGCCCCGACGACGTACGAGGGCGAGAACACCACGCACCTCACGGTCGCCGACAAATGGGGCAACGTCGTCGCGTACACGCTGACCATCGAGCAGACCGGTGGCAGCGCCATCACCGTCCCCGGGCGCGGTTTCCTGCTCAACAACGAGCTGACCGACTTCTCGTTCGTCCCGGCGAGCGCCTCGGTGCACGACCCCAACCTGCCGGGCCCCGGGAAGCGGCCGCGCTCCTCGATGTCGCCGACGATCGTGCTGAAGGACGGCCGCGTCGACTTCGCGCTCGGCTCGCCCGGCGGCGCCACGATCATCACCACCGTGCTGCAGGTGCTGACCGAGCACGTCGACCGCGGGATGCCGCTGGTGGACGCGATCGCCGCGCCGCGCGCCAGCCAGCGCAACGCCGCGACCACGCAGGTCGAGCCGGCCTTCCTCGCGAGCGACGTGGCGGCGGAGCTGAAGGACATCGGGCACAGCTTCGCCGACGCGGGTGAGATCGGTGCGACGACGGGCGTCCAGCGGCTGCCGGACGGCCGCTGGCTCGCCGCCGCCGAGACGGTGCGCCGCGGCGGCGGCTCGGCGATGGTGGTTCAGAGCACCACGCGGTAG